Part of the Desulfolutivibrio sulfoxidireducens genome is shown below.
ATTTCATGCGCGGGATGCACGCGCCACTAGTCCAACGGTTTCGTAGCGACCGACCACAGATCGTCAACAACCGGGGCCGGCTCGTTTTCCCTCAAGAATTCCAGAACCCCCTCCAGCTCGGCGAACACCGCCTTTTCCGTGAAATGCCTGATCTGGGCCGCGCCGCTCGGGCAGTATCCGGCGCAGGAGCCGCAGCCCTTGCACATGGCCTCGTTGACCACGGCCACGTTGCGGCGGTCGTCGAACTCGATGGCCGAGTACGGGCAAAGCCCGACGCAGATCCTGCACCCGACGCAGATGTCGGGATTGATGAAGCTGGTGGTCGGGGAGATGGTCACCTCGCCCTTGGCGGCCAGGGCCAGGGCCTGGCAGGCCGCGCCCGAGGCGTGGGACACGGCGTCCGGGATGTCCTTTGGCCCCTGGCAGGCCCCGGCCAGGAAGATGCCGTCCGTGGCTGTGGAGACCGGCCCGAGCTTGGGGTGCTCCTCCAGGAAGAACTTGTCCATGCCCTGGCTTATGCCGAAGACCCTGGCCACCTGGGGCGTGTCCTGGCGCGGCTGCATGGCCGTGCACAAGATGACCATGTCCACCGGCACGCGCAGATTCCGCCCGAGCAGCGTGTCCTCGCAGACCACCGTCAGCCTGCCCTCCTCCTCCGGCGACCTGGCCTCGTCCGTGATCTCGGCCGGACGGCCGCGAATGAAGGTCACGCCCTCCTCCTGGACCCGGCGGTAGAATTCCTCATAGCCTTTGCCGAAGCAGCGCATGTCGATGTAGAAATTGTAGATCTTGACGTGGTGCCCGACCTTGTCCTTGATCAGGTGGTCGTATTTGAGGGCGTACATGCAGCACACCCGGGAACAGTACGGATGGTGGTTCGCGTCCCGGCTGCCCACGCAATGAATGATGCCTACGGATTCCGGGGCCTTGCCGTTTTTCATGACGATCTTGCCGCCGGTCGGGCCCACGGCGTTGTTTAGGCGTTCGAACTGCAGGCCGGTGTAGACCTCGGGGTAGCGGCCGAAGCCGTACTGGGTCAGCGGGGTGGGATCGAGGATGTCGAAGCCGGTGGCGATGACGATGGAGCCCACGTCCAACACCAACTCGGTTTCGGTCTGGGTGAAGTCGATGGCCCCGGAGGGACAGTTCTTCTCGCAGACCCGGCACTTGCCCTTGCGGAAATACAGACAGCTCTCGGTGTCGATGACCGGCTTGTTGGGCACGCTCTGGGGCGAATTGCGGTAGATGGCCTTTCGGGTGCCGATGCCCTCCTCGAATTCGCTGGGGACCTTCTTGGGACACTTCTCCATGCACAGTCCGCAGCCGGTGCACAGGTTCTCGTTGATGTACCGGGGCTTTTTCTTGACCGTGACCGTGTAGTTGCCGACAAATCCCTTGACCGCGACCACCTCGGAGTAGGTCATGAGGTTGATGCGCGGCTCCTGGGACACGGCCACCATCTTCGGGGTCGAGATGCAGGCCGCGCAGTCCAGAGTGGGAAAGGTCTTGTCGAACTGGGCCATGTGTCCGCCGATGGAGGAGGCGCGCTCCACCAGGTGGACGTTGAACCCGGCCTTGGAGATGTCCAGGGCCGCCTGAATGCCCGCGATCCCGGCCCCGACCACCATGACGTCGGGATGGACCTTTTCCTTCCGGGAATAGAGCCGCTGGTGGTAGTTCACCCGGTCCACGGCGGCGGCCACCAGGTGCTTGGCCTTTTTCGTGGCCTCCTCCCGATCCGCGGTCACCCAGGAACAATGCTCCCGGATGCAGGTCATCTGGAAGAGAAAGGGGTTCAGCCCGCCCCGCAGGCAGGCGTTCTGAAAGGTTTTTTCGTGGAGCCTGGGGGAACAGGAGGCCACCACCACCCGGTTGAGCCCCTTTCCCCGAATGTCCCGAATGATGGTCTCCTGCCCGGGGTCCGAACACATGAACTTGTAGTCCCTGGCCACGACGACGTTTTTCAGGCCCGAGGCATAGGCGGCCACCTGAGAGACATCCACTTTGCCGGCGATGTTGGTGCCGCAGTGGCAGACGTACACTCCGATTCTGTTGGCCATTTCGCGTGCTCCCTTCAGGCGGCGGCGCGGCCGGGCCCTGTCGGCCGCGCCGCCCTGTTCGTGCCGTCTCGTTGTCCGAGTTCTCCGGGAAAAACGCCCTGGTGCCTTGGGCACCCACCGGGCGTGCCGTTCACGTCAGCCGGGACTCGGGTTGCCTTCTCGAATCGCCTCCATG
Proteins encoded:
- a CDS encoding CoB--CoM heterodisulfide reductase iron-sulfur subunit A family protein produces the protein MANRIGVYVCHCGTNIAGKVDVSQVAAYASGLKNVVVARDYKFMCSDPGQETIIRDIRGKGLNRVVVASCSPRLHEKTFQNACLRGGLNPFLFQMTCIREHCSWVTADREEATKKAKHLVAAAVDRVNYHQRLYSRKEKVHPDVMVVGAGIAGIQAALDISKAGFNVHLVERASSIGGHMAQFDKTFPTLDCAACISTPKMVAVSQEPRINLMTYSEVVAVKGFVGNYTVTVKKKPRYINENLCTGCGLCMEKCPKKVPSEFEEGIGTRKAIYRNSPQSVPNKPVIDTESCLYFRKGKCRVCEKNCPSGAIDFTQTETELVLDVGSIVIATGFDILDPTPLTQYGFGRYPEVYTGLQFERLNNAVGPTGGKIVMKNGKAPESVGIIHCVGSRDANHHPYCSRVCCMYALKYDHLIKDKVGHHVKIYNFYIDMRCFGKGYEEFYRRVQEEGVTFIRGRPAEITDEARSPEEEGRLTVVCEDTLLGRNLRVPVDMVILCTAMQPRQDTPQVARVFGISQGMDKFFLEEHPKLGPVSTATDGIFLAGACQGPKDIPDAVSHASGAACQALALAAKGEVTISPTTSFINPDICVGCRICVGLCPYSAIEFDDRRNVAVVNEAMCKGCGSCAGYCPSGAAQIRHFTEKAVFAELEGVLEFLRENEPAPVVDDLWSVATKPLD